One genomic window of Medicago truncatula cultivar Jemalong A17 chromosome 1, MtrunA17r5.0-ANR, whole genome shotgun sequence includes the following:
- the LOC11430784 gene encoding peptide chain release factor PrfB3, chloroplastic, translating to MKTMGSKSCCARTAHDIVPSVSSKWLRKKNPRVGLFLCSFRVRACQSTANNNNKDIYKQVGLFSLRRKIEDTVIRAELYASSALEMEEASWIKQEEMVRDSDLWDDPTKSNDILVKLANSAKVVDSLKDLRYKVEEAKLIKQLAEMNAIDYGLYKQAYDASVDVSNILDQYEISKLLKGPFDMAGACLVIKAATGIFSKLWAEQLLQMYLGWAKRQGYEGRIVDRCLTENGGINSATIEFEFECAYGYLLGEKGVHHLIRGSPNESSQLETSTATVDVIPLFLEKALDLEIDSEDLIISSPLIHGEQKRQTQRIVCIHHIPTGITVQSSGERSQFANKMKALNRLKAKLQVIAIEQGVGSINGIVKDKIVNLWEEKTRRYVSHPYKLVHDVKTDIEMSDLNSVLDGNIGPLIAAHINTRE from the exons ATGAAAACTATGGGGTCTAAAAGTTGTTGTGCAAGAACTGCTCATGATATTGTTCCTTCGGTTAGCTCCAAATGGTTGAGGAAGAAAAATCCACGTGTTGGACTGTTCTTGTGTTCTTTCAGAGTTAGAGCTTGTCAATCCACtgctaacaacaacaataagGATATCTACAAACAAGTGG GTTTATTTTCTCTAAGAAGGAAAATTGAAGACACGGTTATTCGTGCTGAGCTGTATGCATCATCAGCTTTGGAAATGGAAGAAGCAAGTTGGATTAAGCAGGAAGAAATGGTACGTGATTCAGATCTGTGGGATGACCCAACTAAGTCCAACGACATTCTTGTCAAGTTGGCTAACAGTGCCAAAGTAGTTGATTCTTTAAAGGACTTGAGATACAAG GTAGAGGAAGCAAAGCTGATCAAGCAGTTAGCTGAGATGAATGCTATTGATTATGGGCTCTATAAACAAGCATATGATGCATCAGTAGACGTGAGCAACATACTGGATCAGTATGAGATATCCAAGCTTCTTAAAGGGCCGTTTGATATGGCAGGAGCATGTTTGGTTATAAAAGCCGCTACTGGCATCTTTTCAAAG CTCTGGGCAGAACAGCTCCTACAAATGTATCTTGGATGGGCCAAAAGACAAGGTTATGAAGGAAGGATTGTTGACAGGTGTTTGACCGAGAATGGAGGAATCAATTCAGCAACTATagagtttgaatttgaatgtgCTTATGGCTATCTTTTGGGGGAAAAAGGAGTTCACCACCTCATAAGGGGTTCTCCGAATGAATCTTCTCAGCTTGAG aCTAGCACTGCAACTGTTGATGTTATTCCATTGTTCCTAGAGAAAGCTCTTGATCTTGAGATTGATTCCGAGGATTTGATTATCTCGTCTCCCTTGATTCATGGAGAGCAGAAAAGACAAACTCAGCGTATAGTTTGCATTCATCATATACCTACTGGGATAACTGTCCAATCTTCTG GTGAGAGAAGCCAGTTTGCAAATAAGATGAAAGCACTAAACAGATTGAAAGCTAAACTTCAAGTGATAGCAATTGAGCAAGGTGTTGGTAGTATAAATGGTATAGTGAAGGATAAAATTGTGAATCTGTGGGAAGAAAAAACTAGGAGGTATGTATCTCATCCATACAAGTTAGTACATGATGTAAAGACTGACATTGAGATGTCAGATCTAAATAGTGTTTTAGATGGGAATATTGGACCTCTTATTGCAGCTCATATTAATACTAGAGAGTAA